In Herbaspirillum sp. WKF16, one genomic interval encodes:
- a CDS encoding PDZ domain-containing protein produces the protein MNPLRTWNAAGHGRWFTLAAGLVLAALLGSLAGCATPPTAADTLNTYRGFSCDTLDTLDKNFSASMEKAASTAEKAVWLQYLGWIRQVQTEKSCPRKAMLGVRLNPIDPVLVKQLGLESARGAVIAEVVKGTPAERASLFAGDIILGFNGEGMATPAEVTAAIGKLPPNSKAEVLVWRSGKKDIIVVDFAPESASKAAPAATSLMDAATADFDAGKYADAARKYQQILQQSPDDALTWYFYGQTMEKLGDVIGAQEAYRRVLTIQPKGQVADYARQALARLAPAAGGKKAAKKK, from the coding sequence ATGAATCCTCTACGCACATGGAACGCGGCCGGCCACGGCCGTTGGTTCACCCTCGCAGCCGGCCTGGTGCTGGCGGCGTTGCTGGGCTCGCTGGCGGGCTGCGCAACGCCGCCGACCGCGGCCGACACGCTCAACACCTATCGCGGCTTCAGCTGCGACACGCTGGACACCCTGGACAAGAACTTCAGCGCATCGATGGAGAAGGCGGCCAGCACGGCGGAAAAGGCCGTGTGGCTCCAATACCTCGGCTGGATACGCCAGGTGCAGACGGAGAAAAGCTGCCCCCGGAAGGCGATGCTGGGCGTGCGCCTGAATCCCATCGATCCCGTGCTGGTCAAGCAATTGGGCCTGGAGTCGGCGCGCGGCGCCGTCATCGCAGAGGTGGTCAAGGGAACGCCGGCCGAACGCGCCAGCCTGTTTGCGGGCGACATCATCCTCGGCTTCAACGGCGAAGGCATGGCGACACCTGCGGAGGTGACCGCGGCCATTGGCAAGCTCCCGCCCAACAGCAAGGCGGAAGTGCTGGTCTGGCGCAGCGGCAAGAAAGACATCATCGTGGTGGACTTCGCGCCCGAGTCCGCCAGTAAGGCCGCGCCTGCCGCTACCAGCCTGATGGATGCCGCCACCGCCGACTTCGACGCCGGCAAGTACGCCGACGCCGCGCGCAAGTACCAGCAGATCCTGCAGCAGTCTCCCGACGACGCATTGACCTGGTATTTTTACGGACAAACGATGGAAAAACTGGGCGACGTCATCGGTGCGCAAGAGGCCTATCGCCGCGTGCTGACGATCCAGCCCAAGGGGCAGGTGGCCGATTACGCGCGCCAGGCCTTGGCCCGGCTGGCGCCGGCCGCCGGCGGCAAGAAGGCGGCGAAGAAGAAATAA
- a CDS encoding ATP-binding response regulator produces the protein MRARIGAQAQRVLICAPFGRDAELSASVLKKAGLECCICKNIAEVVRELAAGAGMLLTMEDVVAPGRAAALEDFIARQPTWSDLPVLVLTRVANDGHWNNDAYRRLRNLTLLESPIRPFTLVSAVRAAMRARERQYEVFEADRRKDEFLAMLGHELRNPLAPIGAAAQLLGLTADNAGKVRSTSQIIARQVKHMTSLIDDLLDVARVTRGLITLDREVVGIGQILTEAAEQVEPMLRAKGQELTLNPPAERFNVEGDRKRLVQVFANVLQNAVKYTPNGGRIDVSAQADANEGCVRITDNGIGMAPEMVDHVFDLFAQAERSADRSQGGLGLGLSIVESLVRSHGGGVEAHSDGLGKGSTFTIRLPVHAGESLAARASDGEAGAADAAVSLRAMVVDDNQDAADTLAMLLEAGGYQVGVHYTAREALAAVGASRPHICLLDIGLPDMNGNELARELRQLPETASAVLIAVTGYGQQEDRDNSRAAGFDHHLVKPVDVDQLMRMLSRVQIAPA, from the coding sequence GTGAGGGCGCGCATCGGCGCGCAGGCGCAACGCGTATTGATCTGCGCACCCTTCGGACGCGATGCCGAGCTTTCCGCCTCGGTGTTGAAAAAGGCTGGCCTGGAATGCTGCATCTGCAAGAACATCGCCGAGGTGGTGAGGGAGCTGGCCGCCGGCGCCGGCATGCTGCTGACGATGGAAGATGTCGTGGCGCCGGGGCGCGCCGCCGCGCTGGAGGATTTCATCGCCAGGCAACCGACCTGGTCCGATTTGCCGGTGTTGGTGCTGACGCGGGTGGCCAATGACGGCCACTGGAACAATGACGCCTACCGGCGCCTGCGCAATCTCACCCTGCTGGAAAGCCCGATTCGTCCCTTCACCCTGGTCAGCGCGGTGCGCGCCGCAATGCGCGCGCGCGAGCGGCAATACGAGGTGTTCGAGGCCGATCGCCGCAAGGACGAATTCCTCGCCATGCTGGGCCACGAGCTGCGCAATCCGCTGGCGCCGATCGGCGCGGCGGCGCAACTGCTCGGGCTGACCGCCGACAACGCCGGCAAGGTGCGCAGCACCAGCCAGATCATCGCGCGCCAGGTCAAGCACATGACCAGCCTGATCGACGACCTGCTGGATGTGGCGCGGGTCACGCGCGGCCTGATCACGTTGGACCGCGAGGTGGTCGGGATCGGGCAGATCCTGACCGAGGCGGCCGAGCAGGTCGAGCCGATGCTGCGCGCCAAGGGGCAGGAGCTGACGCTCAACCCGCCGGCCGAGAGGTTCAATGTCGAAGGCGACCGCAAGCGCCTGGTCCAGGTATTCGCCAATGTGCTGCAGAACGCCGTGAAGTACACGCCCAATGGCGGCCGGATCGACGTCTCGGCGCAGGCCGACGCGAACGAGGGATGCGTCCGGATCACCGACAACGGCATCGGCATGGCGCCAGAGATGGTGGATCACGTGTTCGACCTGTTCGCCCAGGCCGAGCGTTCCGCCGACCGCTCCCAGGGCGGCCTCGGGCTGGGCCTGTCGATCGTCGAGAGCCTGGTCAGGTCGCACGGCGGCGGCGTCGAGGCGCACAGCGATGGGCTGGGTAAGGGCAGCACGTTCACTATCAGGCTGCCGGTGCATGCCGGCGAGAGCCTGGCTGCCCGGGCGAGCGACGGCGAGGCCGGCGCGGCCGATGCCGCAGTGTCGTTACGCGCCATGGTGGTCGACGACAACCAGGACGCGGCCGACACCCTGGCCATGCTGCTGGAAGCCGGCGGTTACCAGGTCGGCGTCCACTACACCGCGCGCGAAGCGCTCGCCGCAGTCGGCGCGAGCCGTCCGCACATCTGCCTGCTCGACATCGGCCTGCCCGACATGAACGGCAACGAGCTGGCAAGGGAGTTGCGCCAGCTGCCTGAAACGGCGTCGGCGGTCCTCATCGCAGTGACCGGCTACGGGCAGCAAGAGGATAGGGACAACAGCCGCGCGGCCGGTTTCGACCATCACCTGGTCAAGCCGGTCGATGTGGATCAGTTGATGAGGATGCTGTCGCGGGTGCAGATTGCCCCGGCGTGA
- a CDS encoding ATPase domain-containing protein, with product MILPQNANSNSFLSTGVAGLDDVLRGGLTRDRLFLIEGSPGAGKTTLALQFLMEGARQGEPVLYITLSETSVELQAVAQAHGWSLEGISIHEVLPSESILNPDEQYSIFAPSDVEMGTTTKEILSVVERLKPTRVVLDSLSELQLLASNPLVYRRQVLAFKQFFASRACTTLFLDDRTASDGDLQVRSIAHGVISLERMATDYGGTRRRLEIIKYRGIAFREGLHDYKIQYGGLLVFPRLIAAETRESLVPVQFSSGIAELDQMLGGGIEEGSSTLIAGPPGVGKSTLAAQFIDSCLKRGLQSSLFLFEESTSNLLNRADSLGFSLRAGVQDGRMNVHQIDPAQLTPGEFVHLVCRAADAGAKVVVIDSLNGFMQSMPNEKLLAIHMHELLTYLGQRGVVTILIGVQQGMLGSNMSTSMDATYLSDNVLLLRYFESQGEVQQALSVFKKRGSAHERTIRRMTISSQGVHIGPVLKQFHGILTGVPKLTAPIGTGSQ from the coding sequence ATGATCCTTCCCCAGAACGCAAACAGCAATTCCTTTCTCTCGACCGGCGTGGCCGGGCTCGACGACGTCCTGCGCGGCGGCCTGACCCGCGATCGCTTGTTCCTGATCGAAGGCTCGCCGGGCGCCGGCAAGACCACCCTCGCATTGCAGTTCCTCATGGAGGGCGCGCGGCAGGGCGAGCCGGTCCTCTACATCACCTTGTCCGAAACCTCGGTGGAGCTGCAGGCGGTGGCGCAGGCGCACGGCTGGTCGCTGGAAGGGATCAGCATCCACGAGGTGCTGCCCTCCGAAAGCATCCTCAATCCGGACGAGCAATACAGCATCTTCGCGCCCAGCGACGTTGAAATGGGCACCACCACCAAGGAGATCCTGTCGGTGGTGGAGCGCCTCAAGCCGACGCGGGTGGTGCTCGATTCGCTGTCCGAGCTGCAACTGCTGGCCTCCAACCCGCTGGTGTATCGCCGGCAGGTGCTGGCTTTCAAGCAGTTCTTCGCCAGCCGCGCCTGCACCACGCTGTTCCTGGACGACCGCACCGCCAGCGACGGCGACCTGCAGGTGCGCAGCATCGCCCACGGCGTCATTTCGCTGGAGCGCATGGCGACCGACTACGGCGGCACGCGCCGCCGCCTGGAGATCATCAAGTACCGCGGCATCGCCTTCCGCGAAGGCCTGCACGACTACAAGATCCAGTATGGCGGCCTGCTGGTGTTCCCGCGGCTGATTGCGGCCGAGACGCGCGAGAGCCTGGTGCCGGTGCAGTTCTCCAGCGGCATTGCAGAGCTGGACCAGATGCTGGGCGGCGGCATCGAGGAGGGCAGCAGCACCTTGATCGCAGGGCCGCCGGGCGTGGGCAAATCCACGCTGGCGGCGCAGTTCATCGACTCCTGCCTGAAGCGGGGCTTGCAATCCTCGTTGTTCCTGTTCGAAGAGTCGACCTCCAACCTGCTCAATCGCGCCGACAGCCTCGGCTTCTCGCTGCGCGCCGGCGTCCAGGATGGAAGAATGAACGTGCACCAGATCGACCCGGCCCAACTGACGCCGGGCGAGTTCGTCCACCTCGTGTGCCGCGCCGCCGACGCCGGCGCCAAGGTCGTGGTGATCGACAGCCTGAACGGCTTCATGCAGTCGATGCCCAATGAAAAGCTGCTGGCCATCCACATGCATGAGTTGCTCACCTACCTGGGCCAGCGCGGCGTGGTGACCATCCTCATCGGCGTGCAGCAGGGCATGCTGGGCAGCAACATGTCGACCTCGATGGACGCCACCTACCTGTCCGATAACGTGCTGCTGCTGCGCTACTTCGAATCGCAGGGCGAAGTGCAGCAGGCGCTGTCGGTATTCAAGAAACGGGGCAGCGCGCATGAGCGCACCATCCGTCGCATGACCATCTCGTCTCAGGGCGTGCATATCGGCCCCGTGCTCAAGCAGTTCCACGGCATCCTGACCGGTGTTCCCAAGCTTACCGCGCCCATCGGCACAGGCTCCCAGTGA